The following proteins are co-located in the Candidatus Bathyarchaeota archaeon genome:
- a CDS encoding aldehyde ferredoxin oxidoreductase family protein: protein MTLGRVLHIDLSKRRSWVEDRSELFSDRLGGVGVAIKLLEEELPKGADPLGPDNVIVFAVGPFTGLYPMASKTVALFKSPLTGNLGESHAGGRSAVAIRLAGYGAIVIKGASETPIYLAIHNGRVFFRDASGLWGVGSSLTVGRVIREKETGAGVRTIMRIGRAGERLVRYACVNTETYRHFGRLGLGAVFGSKKLKAVVISGKSSINVKDPASYRKVYDRIYEMATKTTLMRKYHDIGTSMNVQPLNAIRGLPTRNLKEASFEEAHRISGENLAENYLGRRVACSHCPVACIHLAALREPYEDEPYFYKTTMISYDYELIYALGSMLGVSDPEGMLRLMNEVEVLGMDAISTGVVLAWMTEAYERGVISDADTAGLKPRWGDWRVYLKAIRMIVEQPTEFYRDLAMGVAYAASKNGGEDYALAFGGNEMPGYHTGPAAHLGFLTGARHSHLDSAGYSLDQRLLKKGLKPSVEKVVDYLISEESWRQILSSLVVCYFARGIYRPEMVEEALKPVGYSLDVETLRKLGLEILRDKNRFKVREGFNPEKLKPPKRIYETPTPLGYVDEKLMEEAVKLFYERLAL, encoded by the coding sequence TTGACTCTCGGAAGAGTTCTCCATATAGACCTCTCTAAGAGGCGAAGCTGGGTCGAAGACCGGTCGGAGCTGTTCTCGGATAGACTCGGGGGAGTTGGAGTAGCCATAAAACTACTCGAGGAGGAGCTTCCCAAGGGAGCCGACCCCCTAGGCCCCGATAACGTCATAGTTTTCGCGGTGGGGCCGTTCACAGGTCTATATCCGATGGCTTCCAAAACGGTCGCGTTGTTTAAGTCGCCTCTCACCGGAAATCTCGGTGAAAGCCATGCGGGCGGTAGAAGCGCTGTCGCGATAAGGCTAGCAGGCTACGGGGCTATAGTGATCAAGGGGGCTAGCGAAACTCCCATATATCTGGCTATCCACAACGGGAGAGTATTCTTCAGAGATGCATCAGGTCTCTGGGGTGTCGGAAGTAGCTTGACCGTCGGTAGGGTTATAAGGGAGAAAGAGACGGGTGCTGGAGTTCGAACCATAATGCGTATAGGTAGAGCCGGTGAGAGGCTAGTAAGATATGCTTGTGTGAACACAGAGACCTACAGACACTTCGGCAGACTGGGTTTAGGTGCGGTTTTCGGAAGTAAGAAACTCAAAGCCGTAGTAATCTCCGGCAAATCCTCTATAAATGTCAAAGACCCAGCCTCGTATAGAAAGGTCTACGATAGGATCTACGAGATGGCTACTAAGACAACCCTTATGCGTAAATACCATGACATAGGCACGTCTATGAACGTTCAGCCTCTTAACGCCATCAGAGGGCTCCCGACCAGAAACCTCAAAGAAGCGAGCTTCGAAGAAGCCCATAGAATCTCAGGTGAGAACTTAGCGGAGAACTATCTAGGACGCAGGGTTGCATGCAGCCACTGCCCGGTCGCCTGCATACATCTAGCCGCCTTGAGAGAGCCATACGAGGATGAGCCGTACTTCTACAAAACTACGATGATCTCCTACGACTACGAGCTTATCTACGCCCTAGGCTCGATGCTAGGAGTCTCAGACCCTGAGGGTATGCTTAGACTCATGAACGAGGTCGAGGTCTTAGGTATGGACGCCATATCGACGGGGGTCGTATTAGCTTGGATGACCGAGGCGTATGAAAGGGGCGTGATATCAGACGCCGACACAGCCGGTTTAAAGCCTAGATGGGGTGACTGGAGGGTATATCTTAAAGCGATCAGAATGATCGTCGAGCAGCCTACAGAGTTCTATAGGGACCTCGCTATGGGTGTAGCCTACGCCGCCTCTAAGAACGGTGGTGAAGACTACGCGTTAGCCTTCGGCGGGAACGAGATGCCGGGCTATCACACAGGCCCGGCTGCCCACCTAGGCTTCCTCACAGGAGCTAGACATAGCCATCTAGACTCAGCAGGCTATAGCTTGGACCAGCGACTTTTGAAGAAGGGACTTAAACCCTCCGTCGAGAAGGTCGTCGACTATCTGATATCAGAGGAGTCTTGGCGTCAAATACTCTCAAGCCTCGTAGTATGCTACTTTGCTAGGGGAATCTACCGGCCTGAAATGGTAGAGGAGGCGCTTAAACCCGTGGGCTACAGCCTTGATGTAGAGACGCTTAGGAAACTCGGTTTAGAGATCCTGCGGGACAAGAACAGGTTTAAAGTCAGAGAAGGGTTTAACCCTGAAAAGCTTAAACCGCCGAAGAGGATCTATGAAACTCCTACGCCCCTAGGCTACGTGGACGAGAAGCTGATGGAGGAGGCCGTTAAACTATTCTACGAAAGGCTCGCGCTGTAA
- a CDS encoding 4Fe-4S binding protein, whose protein sequence is MFACNRRRGYGGLGFSAIHVRSTGGIESGFTVIVCRACPDPPCQKVCPTGALTVREGGGVRLNMDKCIGCGYCVDACPFGAIFWNPEVNKPIVCVHCGYCVDFCPHKVLTFEEVKT, encoded by the coding sequence ATGTTCGCCTGCAATAGGAGGCGTGGATATGGAGGCTTAGGCTTCTCGGCCATACACGTAAGGTCTACAGGCGGTATCGAAAGCGGCTTTACGGTTATCGTATGTAGGGCATGTCCAGACCCACCTTGCCAGAAGGTCTGTCCTACAGGAGCATTAACCGTTAGGGAAGGTGGAGGTGTGAGGTTAAATATGGATAAATGTATAGGATGCGGCTACTGTGTGGATGCATGCCCGTTCGGGGCGATATTCTGGAACCCGGAAGTTAACAAACCCATCGTATGTGTTCACTGCGGCTACTGCGTAGATTTCTGCCCGCATAAAGTATTGACGTTCGAGGAGGTGAAAACTTGA
- a CDS encoding Lrp/AsnC ligand binding domain-containing protein, whose product MSLAIVLINSEAGRESELLEKIKKIRGVKEVYMVYGVYDIVAKVESESLEELRDVISRRIRRLEGVRSTITLIVVS is encoded by the coding sequence ATGAGTCTAGCTATCGTGTTAATTAATAGCGAGGCGGGTAGGGAAAGCGAGCTTCTCGAGAAGATTAAGAAAATCAGAGGTGTTAAAGAGGTATACATGGTTTACGGTGTCTATGATATAGTAGCCAAGGTTGAGTCTGAAAGCCTAGAGGAACTTAGAGATGTCATCTCTAGACGTATCAGAAGGCTTGAAGGAGTTAGGTCGACTATAACGCTTATAGTGGTCTCATAG
- the larA gene encoding nickel-dependent lactate racemase, translated as MAKVTVRLRYGVDYRSFQVEEKRLLGFIEPRRVKPAKPLESMVREALGSPIGYSRLRDVVKPGMRVAILSEDNTRICPVRRILPHVLSELREAGVKRDDIEIVMALGTHRPMTKEELKDKLGEEVLEEYTVVNHMWRAPEELVELGRLGHGTTLRVNKHVVEADFKIGIGNIIPHRVSGYSGGAKIVQPGVCGAETVGETHWRSSFIPMEEILGVVENPVRHEMERIAARVGLNVVVNTVLNRDGEVVQVFYGDYVKAHRAGVEKADSIYKVEAPCKADIVVVDSYPADLDMWQAVKALFPAGLAVKRGGIIVFLTPCPEGVSGEHPEVEEFRYLPIPRVRKLVEEGVIKDLVAAAHIAMVREVLDKAKCIMVSDGLSSSRAYRLGFDYADSLQEAVDKALEEKPDGRILVMSMGASLAPKMSDST; from the coding sequence ATGGCTAAGGTCACGGTACGTCTACGTTATGGTGTAGATTATAGGAGCTTCCAAGTCGAGGAGAAGAGACTTTTAGGGTTTATCGAGCCTAGAAGGGTTAAACCGGCTAAGCCGTTAGAGTCCATGGTGAGAGAAGCCTTAGGGAGTCCCATAGGTTATTCGAGGCTTAGAGATGTTGTTAAACCTGGGATGCGAGTTGCAATACTCTCAGAAGACAATACACGGATATGTCCTGTCCGAAGGATACTACCTCACGTTCTATCTGAGCTTAGAGAGGCTGGTGTTAAACGCGACGATATCGAGATCGTTATGGCCCTCGGGACCCATAGACCCATGACGAAGGAAGAGCTTAAGGATAAACTCGGTGAAGAGGTTCTTGAAGAATATACTGTAGTAAACCATATGTGGAGAGCTCCTGAGGAGCTCGTCGAGCTAGGTCGGTTAGGGCATGGCACGACTTTAAGGGTGAATAAACATGTCGTAGAGGCCGATTTCAAGATAGGGATAGGGAACATCATACCGCATAGGGTTTCAGGATACTCGGGTGGGGCGAAGATCGTTCAACCCGGCGTATGCGGAGCCGAGACTGTCGGTGAAACTCATTGGCGGTCTTCTTTCATACCGATGGAGGAGATACTCGGCGTCGTGGAGAACCCTGTTAGACATGAGATGGAGCGTATAGCCGCTAGGGTCGGTCTAAACGTCGTCGTAAATACCGTTCTTAACAGAGACGGAGAGGTGGTACAGGTCTTCTACGGAGACTACGTCAAGGCCCATAGAGCCGGCGTCGAAAAAGCCGATTCCATATATAAAGTTGAAGCCCCATGTAAAGCCGATATAGTGGTCGTCGACAGCTATCCGGCGGACCTCGACATGTGGCAGGCTGTGAAAGCTCTTTTCCCTGCCGGGTTGGCGGTTAAGAGGGGAGGGATTATAGTATTTCTAACCCCCTGCCCTGAAGGTGTTTCAGGGGAGCATCCGGAGGTTGAAGAATTCAGGTATCTACCTATACCGAGGGTTAGAAAACTTGTCGAGGAAGGTGTGATCAAGGACCTCGTGGCGGCTGCTCATATCGCAATGGTTCGAGAGGTCTTGGATAAAGCCAAGTGTATAATGGTTTCAGATGGCTTAAGCAGTAGCCGGGCATATAGGCTCGGGTTCGACTATGCGGATAGCCTGCAGGAAGCCGTCGACAAGGCGTTAGAGGAGAAGCCTGACGGCCGGATACTCGTTATGAGTATGGGTGCTTCGCTAGCCCCTAAGATGAGCGATTCGACTTAG
- a CDS encoding TGS domain-containing protein encodes MVTNLPANAKHKWAEVVAARRPEDKIRLMREFLAICPKHKGTAKLIAHVKRRIVALEEEIEARRRARKTARDLFAVEKAGDVQIAVAGLTNVGKSSLLSALTNAKPDVSDVPYTTRLPIPGMLHYGGVDFQLVELPAIMKGSSEGKGNGLKIMNVIRTADGLILMVDLSKDPVEQWRVLTNELENVRVMVRRPKGYVEVERRHSGFISIGGGGRLVDCSEDDVRKLLLEYGLRSVFVKIVGEVTLDDVEDAIFGVSAYKPTVLLANKIDVPGAWRKLDALLKAVGNDVKVLPVSCRTGEGLENLGEELMRLLGLIRVYTKPPGRVKPDPKPVVLRRGATVGDVAKLIHRELYERFRYARVWGGRLKGVKVGLNYRVEDGYVVEIHSR; translated from the coding sequence ATGGTTACAAACCTACCGGCTAACGCTAAGCATAAATGGGCTGAGGTGGTGGCGGCTAGAAGACCTGAGGATAAGATCCGGCTGATGAGGGAGTTTCTAGCGATATGTCCTAAGCATAAGGGTACGGCTAAGCTCATCGCCCACGTCAAACGTAGAATAGTCGCCTTAGAGGAGGAGATAGAAGCTAGGAGGAGGGCTAGGAAGACCGCTAGAGACCTCTTTGCAGTCGAAAAAGCCGGCGACGTTCAGATAGCTGTAGCCGGCTTGACCAACGTCGGTAAGAGCAGTCTACTATCGGCTTTGACGAACGCAAAACCGGACGTGAGCGATGTACCCTACACCACAAGGTTACCTATACCGGGCATGCTACACTACGGCGGTGTAGATTTCCAGCTCGTAGAGCTACCTGCGATAATGAAGGGGTCCTCTGAGGGTAAAGGTAATGGCTTGAAGATTATGAACGTGATTCGTACGGCTGACGGCTTGATCCTGATGGTTGACTTGTCTAAAGACCCGGTTGAACAATGGAGAGTTTTAACGAACGAACTCGAAAACGTTAGAGTGATGGTTAGAAGACCTAAAGGCTACGTCGAAGTCGAACGGAGACACTCGGGTTTCATAAGCATAGGTGGTGGCGGTAGGCTCGTAGACTGTAGCGAAGACGATGTTAGAAAGCTTCTCCTCGAATACGGTCTGAGGTCTGTCTTCGTTAAAATAGTCGGTGAGGTAACACTGGATGATGTAGAGGACGCCATATTCGGCGTATCGGCATACAAGCCCACTGTTCTGTTAGCTAATAAAATCGATGTACCAGGGGCTTGGAGAAAACTAGACGCGCTTCTTAAAGCGGTCGGAAACGATGTCAAGGTTCTACCGGTCTCCTGCCGGACCGGTGAGGGCTTGGAAAACCTTGGTGAAGAGCTTATGAGACTTCTAGGCTTGATAAGAGTTTATACTAAACCCCCTGGAAGGGTTAAGCCTGACCCTAAGCCGGTCGTCTTAAGGAGAGGAGCTACCGTCGGTGACGTGGCTAAGCTGATCCATAGAGAGCTATATGAGAGGTTTAGATATGCAAGGGTTTGGGGTGGACGGCTTAAAGGGGTTAAAGTCGGGCTTAACTATAGGGTGGAAGACGGCTATGTGGTCGAGATACATAGCCGGTGA
- a CDS encoding sugar phosphate isomerase/epimerase yields the protein MKMGVNAWIYPGSFTVDRILNESAKIGYHGVELNLSEGGELDVFKVSDTELRRIKELAESLGLEIPSVCTGLFWKYNLASPDEATRRKGIEIIKRGCEIASKLGARCLLVVPAVATPELSYEEIWNLSKTSILEAASTAEEYGIYIGVENVWNKFLYSPLEFRSFLEDVNHDYVKMYFDVGNILFIGHPVQWIKTLAEYIVCVHVKDFIIGERRFVPLLQGDVPWKDVMKALSEVGYDYYLNVEVPPYRGDPLKAAMDSKTALEIIMRD from the coding sequence TTGAAGATGGGAGTTAATGCCTGGATATACCCTGGAAGTTTTACCGTTGATAGGATCCTAAACGAATCGGCTAAGATAGGATACCACGGGGTGGAGCTCAACCTAAGCGAGGGAGGAGAACTCGATGTCTTCAAAGTATCTGACACCGAGCTTAGACGGATCAAAGAGCTGGCTGAAAGCCTAGGGTTGGAGATCCCGAGCGTATGCACAGGCCTATTCTGGAAGTACAACTTGGCAAGTCCCGACGAGGCTACGAGACGTAAAGGCATCGAGATTATAAAGAGGGGGTGTGAAATAGCATCTAAGCTTGGCGCTAGGTGTCTTCTCGTCGTACCCGCGGTGGCTACACCAGAGCTATCTTATGAAGAGATATGGAATCTTTCTAAGACATCTATACTCGAGGCGGCTTCGACGGCCGAAGAGTATGGGATCTACATAGGTGTGGAGAACGTTTGGAACAAGTTTCTCTACAGCCCGCTAGAGTTTAGAAGCTTTTTAGAAGATGTAAACCACGACTACGTGAAGATGTACTTCGACGTGGGCAACATACTCTTCATAGGGCATCCGGTTCAATGGATTAAGACGCTTGCAGAGTATATAGTATGCGTACACGTTAAAGACTTCATAATCGGCGAGCGGAGGTTCGTACCGCTTCTACAGGGCGACGTTCCCTGGAAGGACGTGATGAAAGCTTTAAGCGAGGTAGGTTATGACTATTATCTAAACGTCGAAGTGCCGCCGTATCGAGGAGACCCATTGAAAGCCGCGATGGACTCTAAGACGGCGCTGGAGATCATAATGCGTGACTGA
- a CDS encoding sugar phosphate isomerase/epimerase, producing the protein MVKFAICNELFKGWGFEDVCRYVAGLGYHAVEVAPFTLTDDVRSIAKSKREELRRIVSRYGLKVAGLHWLLVKPEGLHINHPDPEVRTETVDYLKALAEFCGDLGGEVMVFGSPRQRNVLPGVSHGDAWRWTVDAFKEASEHASEHGVVICIEPLRGELTNFITTVEEALRLIEDVNHPNFRLILDVYFMSGAGRPIREQILMGSRYLSHVHANDDNRGGPGFGSVDYREVAGALREIGYEGYVSVEVLREEENPGEVARVSLENLKRFFGLHA; encoded by the coding sequence TTGGTTAAATTCGCCATATGTAACGAGCTGTTTAAAGGTTGGGGGTTCGAGGATGTCTGCAGGTATGTAGCGGGATTAGGCTATCACGCCGTCGAGGTAGCGCCGTTCACCTTAACCGACGACGTCAGGTCGATAGCCAAATCTAAGAGAGAGGAGCTTAGACGGATCGTCTCTAGATATGGTTTGAAAGTAGCCGGGTTGCATTGGCTCCTCGTCAAACCTGAGGGGCTTCACATAAACCATCCAGACCCAGAGGTCAGGACAGAGACCGTTGATTATCTCAAAGCGTTAGCGGAGTTCTGCGGAGACCTAGGAGGCGAGGTCATGGTCTTCGGGTCGCCTAGACAGAGGAATGTACTTCCAGGAGTATCCCACGGGGATGCGTGGAGGTGGACGGTAGATGCCTTTAAAGAGGCTTCGGAGCACGCGTCGGAGCACGGCGTCGTGATCTGTATAGAGCCTCTCAGGGGTGAGCTTACGAACTTTATAACTACGGTGGAAGAGGCCCTGAGGCTTATCGAGGATGTGAACCATCCGAACTTCAGGCTTATACTGGACGTATACTTCATGAGCGGTGCGGGTAGACCGATAAGGGAGCAGATACTTATGGGCTCGAGATACCTCAGCCATGTTCATGCAAACGATGACAATAGAGGAGGACCCGGTTTCGGCTCTGTCGATTACAGGGAGGTAGCAGGTGCGTTGAGGGAGATAGGTTACGAAGGCTACGTCTCGGTCGAAGTTCTACGGGAGGAGGAAAACCCGGGTGAAGTCGCTAGGGTAAGTCTGGAAAACCTTAAGAGGTTTTTCGGGCTACATGCGTAG
- a CDS encoding PmoA family protein, with the protein MVFKVAKPRDGVFEIYENGELVARYLYGGHLFKPYFYPVNAPGGLCVTEDGPRDHVHHRSMWTAHGDVNGEDFWTETPRSGRQTVKNVSVEALDEVCRVRSDEVWRADDGRPVVDVYRGVVFWRRDGGFRFIDVDVVFKASYGVVRFGDTKEGGILSFRVSPSMKGDKGGIIRNSLGGLGEPECWGKRAEWCDYTGPLEGGKAGITVFDHSENFRHPTYWHVRAYGLFAANPFGISYFERDKSLDGSLTIDKGETLRFRYRALIHLDEVEPKLLDKLFEEYVEGREPV; encoded by the coding sequence ATGGTTTTTAAAGTAGCGAAACCACGTGACGGCGTCTTCGAGATCTACGAGAACGGCGAGCTGGTGGCCCGCTATCTTTACGGGGGGCATCTGTTTAAGCCGTATTTTTATCCCGTCAACGCTCCGGGCGGTCTATGCGTTACCGAGGACGGGCCTAGAGACCATGTTCACCATAGGTCTATGTGGACGGCCCATGGAGACGTTAACGGGGAGGACTTCTGGACCGAGACCCCTAGGTCTGGAAGACAAACAGTTAAGAACGTATCGGTCGAGGCTTTGGATGAAGTCTGTAGGGTCAGGTCTGACGAGGTGTGGAGGGCTGATGACGGCCGTCCGGTGGTGGATGTCTATCGGGGGGTCGTCTTCTGGCGTAGGGATGGAGGATTCAGGTTCATAGATGTGGACGTGGTTTTCAAGGCTAGTTATGGCGTAGTAAGGTTCGGAGATACTAAAGAAGGAGGCATACTATCTTTTAGGGTCTCTCCCTCGATGAAAGGAGATAAAGGCGGGATTATCAGAAACTCCCTAGGCGGCTTGGGCGAGCCTGAGTGCTGGGGTAAACGTGCCGAGTGGTGTGACTATACGGGTCCTCTGGAGGGTGGAAAAGCTGGAATAACGGTGTTCGACCACTCTGAGAACTTCAGACACCCGACTTATTGGCATGTAAGAGCCTATGGGCTCTTTGCGGCGAACCCGTTTGGGATCTCGTACTTCGAGAGGGATAAATCCCTAGACGGAAGCCTAACCATAGATAAAGGTGAGACCCTCCGGTTCAGGTATAGAGCGCTTATACACTTGGACGAGGTAGAGCCTAAGCTATTGGATAAGCTCTTCGAAGAGTATGTTGAAGGACGAGAGCCCGTGTAA
- a CDS encoding polysaccharide deacetylase family protein produces the protein MKMFKWPENFKAAVSLTFDDGLPSQLKLAIPLLERFGFKASFYLNPREDYRRMLKPWREAAEHGHEIGNHTLTHPCSCNFQGTPHGRCLENMTLEEIKADIMEAQRRIREVISGGGRTFAYPCYETSVGRGTSKRSYVPVVAEIFLAARGGGEMGWSNHPAVCDLHELWSWSADRMRFEEMVGLTLRVAYEGRWAVFTFHGIDEGHLPVSEYDLREFLKFLDRYRTKIWVAPLVEIAEYVVEERKRLGIPV, from the coding sequence TTGAAGATGTTTAAATGGCCTGAGAATTTTAAGGCGGCGGTGTCTTTAACGTTTGACGATGGCTTGCCGTCTCAGCTAAAATTGGCCATACCTCTACTCGAAAGGTTTGGGTTTAAGGCATCTTTCTACTTGAACCCCAGAGAAGATTATAGGAGGATGCTTAAGCCGTGGAGAGAGGCCGCTGAACATGGTCATGAGATAGGTAACCATACTCTCACGCATCCATGCTCATGTAACTTCCAAGGAACCCCTCATGGGAGGTGTTTGGAAAACATGACGTTGGAGGAGATAAAAGCCGACATAATGGAGGCGCAGCGGAGGATCAGGGAGGTCATATCCGGCGGAGGTAGAACGTTCGCGTATCCATGCTACGAGACGAGTGTAGGTAGGGGTACGAGCAAGAGAAGCTATGTCCCGGTCGTCGCAGAGATCTTCTTAGCCGCTAGGGGCGGAGGGGAAATGGGGTGGAGTAACCACCCAGCCGTCTGCGACCTGCATGAGCTTTGGTCTTGGTCGGCTGATAGGATGCGTTTCGAGGAGATGGTAGGTTTAACCCTTCGGGTAGCTTATGAGGGTAGGTGGGCGGTTTTCACCTTCCATGGTATAGACGAGGGACATCTCCCTGTGTCAGAGTACGATCTGCGGGAGTTTCTGAAGTTTCTAGACCGCTATCGGACTAAGATATGGGTTGCGCCTTTAGTAGAAATCGCCGAGTATGTGGTCGAGGAACGTAAGAGGCTTGGGATACCTGTTTAA
- a CDS encoding RuvB-like helicase has product MASITPVTPSKKFARVGAHSHIRGLGLDDKLKAKPVADGMVGQTEAREAAGIIVRMIKAGKMAGRAILLAGPPGTGKTAIAVAIARELGRDVPFITLSGSEIYSSELKKTEVLMQAIRKAIGVRLHETRKVYEGELTQFDVRTTRHPYNPYQQVPESARITLTTKSESRSFNVGSSIVVSMLNQGIRVGDVIQIDAETGRVIRLGRSEEVAEKYEIAGYGEKPIPRPSGPVEKEKEFVYVVTLHDLDQLQAQSRGGFFSLLFGGGETKEIDPEVRRRVDEYVKQRVEEGTAEIIPGVFFLDDVSMLDIEAFSFLSSVMESELAPIIIFATNRGMTTIRGTDLQAPHGMPLDLLDRLLIINTRLYREDEIREILKIRANEEEVNLTEEALGYLTKIGAETSLRYAVQLLSPAAEKAKAEGRSIVDKEDIEAVKELFSDVRKSVEYVKQYEEYLLR; this is encoded by the coding sequence ATGGCCTCGATAACTCCTGTTACACCTTCTAAGAAATTCGCCAGGGTCGGGGCGCACAGCCACATAAGGGGTTTAGGTTTGGATGATAAACTTAAGGCTAAGCCCGTAGCCGACGGTATGGTGGGGCAGACCGAGGCCAGAGAGGCGGCTGGGATAATAGTCCGCATGATCAAAGCCGGCAAGATGGCTGGTAGGGCCATACTGCTCGCCGGCCCACCCGGCACCGGTAAGACCGCTATAGCTGTCGCGATAGCCAGGGAGCTTGGTAGAGACGTCCCCTTCATAACGCTTAGCGGTTCCGAGATATACTCTAGCGAGCTTAAGAAGACCGAGGTCCTTATGCAGGCTATAAGGAAGGCCATAGGTGTCAGGCTTCACGAGACTAGGAAGGTCTATGAAGGCGAGCTGACTCAGTTCGACGTGAGGACTACGCGTCATCCCTATAATCCTTACCAACAAGTTCCTGAATCTGCTAGAATAACGCTAACTACTAAGAGCGAAAGCCGAAGCTTCAACGTCGGAAGCTCGATAGTCGTCTCGATGCTGAATCAGGGTATACGGGTTGGAGACGTGATCCAGATAGACGCCGAGACAGGTAGAGTTATAAGGCTTGGAAGAAGCGAGGAGGTGGCTGAGAAATACGAGATAGCCGGCTATGGCGAGAAGCCTATACCTAGACCCTCTGGCCCGGTGGAGAAGGAGAAGGAATTCGTATACGTCGTGACGCTTCACGACCTAGACCAGCTTCAAGCGCAGTCTAGGGGAGGCTTCTTCTCGCTGCTTTTCGGTGGGGGAGAAACTAAGGAGATAGACCCTGAAGTGCGGCGTAGGGTCGACGAGTATGTTAAGCAAAGGGTCGAGGAGGGGACGGCTGAGATAATACCTGGCGTGTTCTTCCTAGACGACGTGTCTATGCTCGATATAGAGGCCTTCAGCTTCCTAAGCAGCGTCATGGAGTCTGAGCTGGCTCCGATAATAATCTTCGCGACCAACAGGGGTATGACGACTATAAGAGGGACAGACCTCCAAGCCCCGCACGGTATGCCCCTAGACCTCTTAGACAGGCTTTTGATAATTAATACGAGGCTCTATAGGGAGGATGAGATAAGGGAGATCCTTAAGATAAGGGCTAACGAGGAGGAAGTCAACCTGACGGAGGAGGCTTTAGGATATCTGACGAAGATAGGCGCAGAGACATCTCTGAGGTATGCTGTACAGCTCTTATCTCCCGCGGCGGAGAAGGCTAAAGCCGAAGGAAGAAGCATAGTCGACAAAGAAGATATCGAGGCTGTTAAAGAGTTGTTCTCAGACGTCAGGAAGTCCGTCGAATACGTCAAACAATACGAGGAATACTTACTCAGATAG
- a CDS encoding tRNA (adenine-N1)-methyltransferase gives METIRKGDHILLYLDSKRSFLVKATDRVFHTHKGYLRLKELIGKPYGLRVKSSLGAEFTVLKPTLRDLVLKRFRRITQIIYPKDVGLILTYTGIGPGFRVAEAGVGSGALTAFLAYYVRPNGKVYGYEVRQDFLKNARRNLAKTGLMDFIELKLKDVREGFDESELDAVVLDLPTPWEVVPKAYEALKNSGVFVSFSPTINQVEKTVEALRCWGFVSVETVECLVRNFKVKAGETRPETVMIGHTGYLVFARKSMLELEV, from the coding sequence TTGGAAACAATACGCAAGGGAGACCATATACTCCTATACCTCGACTCTAAGAGAAGCTTTCTCGTTAAAGCTACGGATAGGGTTTTCCACACCCACAAGGGCTATCTGAGGCTTAAGGAGCTTATAGGTAAGCCCTACGGGTTAAGGGTTAAAAGCAGTTTAGGCGCGGAGTTCACGGTTCTGAAACCGACATTAAGAGACCTTGTGCTTAAAAGGTTCAGAAGGATAACCCAGATAATATATCCGAAGGACGTGGGGCTTATCCTGACCTACACGGGTATAGGCCCCGGTTTCAGGGTCGCCGAGGCTGGTGTCGGTTCAGGGGCGTTGACGGCATTTTTAGCCTACTACGTCAGGCCGAACGGTAAGGTCTACGGCTATGAGGTTAGACAGGATTTCCTAAAAAACGCTAGAAGAAACCTCGCTAAAACCGGCTTGATGGACTTCATAGAGCTTAAACTCAAGGATGTTAGAGAGGGCTTCGACGAATCTGAGCTCGACGCCGTCGTGCTGGACCTGCCGACTCCTTGGGAAGTTGTCCCCAAAGCCTATGAGGCGCTTAAAAACTCAGGGGTTTTCGTAAGCTTCAGTCCTACGATAAACCAGGTGGAGAAGACTGTCGAAGCCTTACGGTGTTGGGGTTTTGTATCCGTGGAAACGGTCGAATGTCTGGTTCGGAATTTCAAGGTTAAAGCGGGGGAGACGCGGCCTGAAACCGTTATGATAGGTCATACGGGATACTTAGTGTTCGCCCGCAAGTCGATGTTGGAGTTGGAAGTATGA